The following is a genomic window from Hydrogenobaculum sp. Y04AAS1.
ATACCAACTAAAGTTAGTGGAATAGGAGACATGATGATACCAGGGGTTTTGAAGTCTTTAAACCATCCTACTATGAGGATATAGATTATGAAAAGAGCACCGGCAAAAGCAATGCCAAGATCTCTAAACACTTGTAGTGTGATGTACATCTCACCGCCCCATCTTACATATATATGATTTGTAATCTTTGGGAAAGACATCCAAAGTTCTGATACATGGCCATACGGGTTAGGTATGCTTAAAACCTTTTTCCTTATATCCCATATGCTATAAAATGGTGCACCTGCACCTTTTGCCACATCTCCTACCACATATACTACCCTTCTTAGATTTTCGTGATAGATGGTTTTGTGTATAGGGTGTTTTACTATTTTGATGAGGTTTGATAGTGGTATAAGCTGACCTTGTTTGTTGGGTATTTGTAGGTTTTCAAGGTTTTGAAGCGTCCTATAAGGTCTTGCTATCCTTACTTCTATTGGTACTGCTTCCGTGTCTGTGGACTGGATGATACCAGCATTATAACCAGCCGTTGCCACTCTTAAAGTCCTTACTATATCCTTTTTTGAAACCCCAAACTGGGCCGCCCTTGCTTGGTCTATCACAAAATCTATTTGAGGAGCGTTTGATTCTAAGTATATACCGCTATCGGTTATTTCTTTATCTTTTCTAAAAAGCTTTAAAACCTGCTTGGCAAAAGTCCTTTGAGAAGAAAGCGTTGGACCGTATATCTGAGCTACTATTGGGTCTAAAACTGGTGGTCCTGGCGGGGTCTCTACTACAGCCACATAAGAAGCTCCCATGGAGTAAGCTATCTTTTGTACCATTGGCCTTAACGACTGGGCAAAAGCGTGGGATTCTATCTTTCTTTTATCTTTTCCAACAAGCTCTATGGCGATCTGGGCATAGTAAGGTCTTGTTCTAAGATAGTAGTGTCTTATAAGGCCGTTAAAACCATAGGGTTTTGGCAAACCTGCATATATTTGATAGTATTTGACCTCTTTTTGTTTTGCTATGTAATCGGCGATCTTTTTAGCCACTAAGTATGTTTGTTCTGTGGTGGTGTCTTCTGGCATGTTTAAGACTACCGATAGCTCTGATTTGTTGTCAAAAGGAAGCATCTTTACTATTACAGCCCTACTTAGTATAAGAGCTACAGATATACCCAATAAAGACCAAACGGCTATGTAAAATAGGCTTCTTTTTGATTTTGATATAAGAAGAGGTTCTACCATCTTACAGTATAGTTTCCAAAATACGGTATCTTTTATATTTATGATAGGTTTTTGGCTTTTATTATGATCATGATGTTCGTGCTTTAAAAGTCTATAGGCTGCCCAAGGGGTTGTTGTAAAAGCCACCCACAAAGAAAAAACTATCGCTGCACTGGCGTTTACTGGTATTGGCCTCATGTAAGGACCCATCAAACCACCCACAAAGGCCATGGGCATCAAAGCGGCTATAATGGCAAAGGTTGCAAGTATGGTGGGGTTTCCTACTTCATCGGTGGCTCTTATGATGGCATCGTGTTTTGGAAGTTCTGGGAAAAACTCAAACCATCTATGGATATTTTCTACCACCACAATAGCAGCATCTACCAATATACCAATTGAGAATATCAGAGCAAAAAGCGTAACCCTATTTATAGTAAAACCATAAAGCTTGCTAAAGAACAATGCAAATGCAAGAGTCACAGGCACAGCTATTGCTACTATAAGAGACTCTCTGAGACCAAGAGCTACTGCTATAAGAAGTATAACAGACGCAGTGGCTATAAAAAGGTGCTCTATAAGTTCGTTGGATTTGTTTTGAGCGGATTTCCCGTAGTTTCTTGTAACGGTTATATGTAAGCTTGATGGAACGACAGTGCCTTTTAAAGAATCTATCTTTTTAAGTACATCGTTGGCTACATTTACTGCGTTTGTACCTGCTCTTTTTGCTATTGAGATAGTAACAGCAGGGTACATAGGAGATCCATAGCGTTTAGAAGCAGCACCAAAGCCCATAGTCACGTAATTGTGTATACCGCCTGGACCGTCTGTTATGGTTGCCACGTCTCTTAAATAGACTGGTTTTCCGCCATACCATCCCACCACCAAATCTTCTAAGTCTTGTTTAGATCTTATGAAGTTCCCAGTTTTTACATAATAAAGTTTATTGTTTTGATTTACATAACCGCTTGGAAGTTCTTGGTTTGCCTCTTGGATGATATGTACTATATAAGCTGGTGAAAGACCGTAAGCCGCTTCTTTAGCTGGATCTAACATTACCCTTAATTTTCTTGGTTGGCCACCATAGATTTTTACTTGAGCTACGTTTGGCACGGTTTTAAGCTCGTTGTCTAAGGTGTCTGCAATCCTTCTTAGAGAATAATAGTCATATCCTTTTCCCCACAGCGTAAGTGTCATTATCGGTACATCGTCTATGGATTTTAGTTTTATAAGAGGTGGTAGTTGAACGCCTGGTGGTACTAAATCCATTGAAGCCATCATTTTGGCGTTTAACTGCACAAGTGCTTTTATAGGGTCTGTGCCAACGTGAAACCTTGCGGTCACAAGACCGTAACCATCACCAGAAGCGCTGTATATATAAGATATATCTTTTAATTCCCAAAGCTTCTTCTCTAACGGTGTAACCACTCTTTTTTCTACTTCTCTTGGAGCAGCGCCTGGATACGGTATCATAATATCTATCATTGGTACTACGATATCTGGGTCTTCTTCTTTCGGCGTTGTTACCACTGCAAATATACCAAGGGCCAAAAGCGCTATTATCATTATAGGCGTAAGCTTGGAATCTATAAAGTATTTTGCTATTCTTCCGGCTATCCCGTACATATTACTCTCCTATCTTGCATTTATCGCAAACGTTGTATACGTTTCCTTCCACTATTCTATCGCCTGGTTTTAAACCAGATAGTACTACGTAGCTATCGCCTACCTTTTGACCAAGCTTTACAAACTGCATATGGGTTATGTTGTTTTTGTCTACTAGCCATACCGCGTCTATATCGTCCCATTTAAACAGTGCATCCTTTGGTATAGTAACGACAGTTTCCTGGCTTTTAGGAATATAAACTTTTGCGTAAAGCCCGCTTGTGATACCATCTTGGTTTGGTATATCTATTTTTACATCGAACGTATGAGACATAGGATTTAAAGCTTTGGATACCTCTTTTACAGTGCCTTCTACTGTTTTATCTATGCCACCTATATATACTTTCAACGTTTGTCCTGGGGTTATTTTGTTTATATACTTTTCTGGTAGTGCCACATCTACTCTGTATGGTGGTTTATCTATCATCATAAGTGGCATACCAGGGGCTGCTATATCTCCTGTATTTACATTTTTCATATATATGCACCCTGAAAACGGAGCTGTTATATTGGCATAGGCTAAGTTTGCCCCGGCAGCGGATGCTCCAGCTTTTGCAGCCATTATAGCGTTTTTGGCTTGTTCTACCATAGCTTTTGCCGCTTCGTACTTGGCTTTTACCTCATCGTACTCTTGCTCTGTTACTGCTCCTGTTTTTATAAGCTTTTGAAATCTTTGATAGGTTTTTGAGATAGCTTGTAAGTTAGCTTCGGCTGCTTTCATCTGGTCTTGGGCTTGCTTGGCTCCGTAATTTGCTTGAGCTACCATACTTGATATATCTTTTGTATCAAGTTTTACCAAAAGCTGTCCTCTTTTCACACAATCACCATCTTTTACATAAACCCCCAAAACTTTGCTCATAAGCCTTGTGGAGATAGCAGCGTGGTTTTTGGCACTCACTACACCCTCAAACTCTTCTTCTAAAGGTGTGGAAGAAGATACTGTGATAACGTTTACATTTGAAATAACCTTTGGTTTTAGGGGCTTTTCACCGGGAGAGATTTTATGCTCAAAAAACCCACCAAGCCAAAGTATGATAACAACCATTGGTATCAGGAAATATAGCACATACTT
Proteins encoded in this region:
- a CDS encoding efflux RND transporter permease subunit, with protein sequence MYGIAGRIAKYFIDSKLTPIMIIALLALGIFAVVTTPKEEDPDIVVPMIDIMIPYPGAAPREVEKRVVTPLEKKLWELKDISYIYSASGDGYGLVTARFHVGTDPIKALVQLNAKMMASMDLVPPGVQLPPLIKLKSIDDVPIMTLTLWGKGYDYYSLRRIADTLDNELKTVPNVAQVKIYGGQPRKLRVMLDPAKEAAYGLSPAYIVHIIQEANQELPSGYVNQNNKLYYVKTGNFIRSKQDLEDLVVGWYGGKPVYLRDVATITDGPGGIHNYVTMGFGAASKRYGSPMYPAVTISIAKRAGTNAVNVANDVLKKIDSLKGTVVPSSLHITVTRNYGKSAQNKSNELIEHLFIATASVILLIAVALGLRESLIVAIAVPVTLAFALFFSKLYGFTINRVTLFALIFSIGILVDAAIVVVENIHRWFEFFPELPKHDAIIRATDEVGNPTILATFAIIAALMPMAFVGGLMGPYMRPIPVNASAAIVFSLWVAFTTTPWAAYRLLKHEHHDHNKSQKPIINIKDTVFWKLYCKMVEPLLISKSKRSLFYIAVWSLLGISVALILSRAVIVKMLPFDNKSELSVVLNMPEDTTTEQTYLVAKKIADYIAKQKEVKYYQIYAGLPKPYGFNGLIRHYYLRTRPYYAQIAIELVGKDKRKIESHAFAQSLRPMVQKIAYSMGASYVAVVETPPGPPVLDPIVAQIYGPTLSSQRTFAKQVLKLFRKDKEITDSGIYLESNAPQIDFVIDQARAAQFGVSKKDIVRTLRVATAGYNAGIIQSTDTEAVPIEVRIARPYRTLQNLENLQIPNKQGQLIPLSNLIKIVKHPIHKTIYHENLRRVVYVVGDVAKGAGAPFYSIWDIRKKVLSIPNPYGHVSELWMSFPKITNHIYVRWGGEMYITLQVFRDLGIAFAGALFIIYILIVGWFKDFKTPGIIMSPIPLTLVGIVPGHFILHAFFTATSMIGFIALAGIILRNSILLVEFAEQRIREGVPLHVAVVEAGVIRTRPVLLTAAALIVGAFVIIFDPIFNGLAISLIFGTIASTALSLVLIPVMYYGSKVKGLPPEACPLPEEISKDLRS
- a CDS encoding efflux RND transporter periplasmic adaptor subunit, translating into MNTLKKYVLYFLIPMVVIILWLGGFFEHKISPGEKPLKPKVISNVNVITVSSSTPLEEEFEGVVSAKNHAAISTRLMSKVLGVYVKDGDCVKRGQLLVKLDTKDISSMVAQANYGAKQAQDQMKAAEANLQAISKTYQRFQKLIKTGAVTEQEYDEVKAKYEAAKAMVEQAKNAIMAAKAGASAAGANLAYANITAPFSGCIYMKNVNTGDIAAPGMPLMMIDKPPYRVDVALPEKYINKITPGQTLKVYIGGIDKTVEGTVKEVSKALNPMSHTFDVKIDIPNQDGITSGLYAKVYIPKSQETVVTIPKDALFKWDDIDAVWLVDKNNITHMQFVKLGQKVGDSYVVLSGLKPGDRIVEGNVYNVCDKCKIGE